One Micromonospora sp. WMMD812 genomic window carries:
- a CDS encoding LacI family DNA-binding transcriptional regulator codes for MARKPEDGGGGSPQEAAPRRRQRQRPTIQDLARAAGTSPSTASRALSGNGYVAAEVSARVLAAAEQIGYVPDGNARALRNRTSRAVGVLISDIRNPFYANLAAGIEEQLRAAGYHVIVVNNDGQAEAEVEGARTFLAVRVSAAIVTPVSGRAVRMLMDDGVTVVQADRMVDGLTSDGVLVDNVQGAQEITSHLVDLGHTNIALLIDETDWTTGAGRLAGFRAALRAARLPMDPTLVVPTRFQPDAARDAVNALLDRRPDVTALFAANNMLAEGAFQALQGRGLRVPDDLSLVAFDDVPWMSMVSPGITTVDQHTDDLGRTCAQLVIDRLGGSAPNLATVQYIEPSVVIRGSTAAPRSVRIHPAGSGSRSVTTAPSPR; via the coding sequence ATGGCGCGCAAACCTGAGGATGGTGGCGGCGGATCTCCGCAGGAGGCCGCTCCCCGTCGACGCCAGCGCCAGCGCCCGACCATCCAGGATCTGGCTCGGGCCGCGGGCACCTCGCCGTCCACCGCCTCGCGGGCCCTGAGCGGCAACGGCTACGTCGCCGCCGAGGTGTCCGCTCGGGTGCTCGCGGCCGCCGAACAGATCGGTTACGTTCCCGACGGCAACGCCCGAGCCCTGCGCAACCGCACCAGTCGGGCCGTCGGGGTGCTGATCTCCGACATCCGTAACCCGTTCTACGCCAACCTCGCCGCCGGCATCGAGGAGCAACTTCGCGCGGCCGGCTATCACGTGATCGTGGTCAACAACGACGGCCAGGCGGAGGCCGAGGTGGAGGGCGCCCGGACCTTCCTGGCGGTACGGGTGTCGGCGGCGATCGTCACACCGGTCTCCGGGCGGGCGGTGCGGATGTTGATGGACGACGGTGTCACGGTCGTGCAGGCAGACCGGATGGTGGACGGGCTCACCTCCGACGGTGTCCTGGTCGACAACGTCCAGGGAGCGCAGGAGATCACCAGCCACCTGGTCGATCTCGGGCACACCAACATCGCGCTGCTCATCGACGAGACCGACTGGACCACCGGCGCAGGCCGGCTGGCCGGCTTCCGCGCCGCGCTTCGCGCCGCCCGGCTGCCGATGGATCCCACCCTGGTGGTGCCGACGAGGTTCCAGCCCGATGCGGCCCGGGACGCCGTGAACGCTCTGCTCGACCGGCGTCCCGACGTCACTGCCCTCTTCGCCGCGAACAACATGCTCGCCGAGGGTGCGTTCCAGGCGCTGCAGGGCCGCGGCCTGCGGGTGCCCGACGACCTGTCGCTGGTCGCCTTCGACGACGTGCCGTGGATGTCCATGGTTTCGCCCGGGATCACCACTGTGGACCAGCACACCGACGACCTCGGCCGCACCTGCGCCCAATTGGTCATCGACCGCCTCGGTGGATCCGCGCCCAACCTGGCGACGGTGCAGTACATCGAGCCGTCGGTTGTCATCCGCGGTTCGACCGCGGCCCCACGCAGTGTTCGCATCCACCCGGCGGGCAGCGGATCCCGTTCGGTGACCACCGCACCATCGCCGCGCTGA
- a CDS encoding MBL fold metallo-hydrolase — protein sequence MRLTDHVCVHYDTCNVYLIISGSDAVAIDFGSGAILDHLADYGVERITDVLMTHHHRDQGQGLARAVGAGARIWVPSSERDLFAEVGTHWQTRTIDNYYDLRQDRFSLLNDVPVHGVVPEYRPVQFGDVTLVALPTPGHTLGSLSYLAELDGRRIAFTGDLLHGPGTVWSVSALQWSYSGLEGAAASVLSLDLLADRDPELILPSHGRPITDPQPALAETRRNLQALVDFRRDEPWDLTARLRQPYEEISPHLLRNRTSFATSYALLSDSGAALLIDYGFDMIAGLPTGTDRSSRRPWLASLDALKRSYGIDRVEVAVPTHYHDDHVAGFNLLHEVEGTHIWAADSIAPILRDPLRYDLPCLWYDPLPVDRVVPTGVPVRWHEYELTMWPLPGHTLYAVAIAFQADGNTVVATGDQQDGGWVNGQRTEVLNFQYRNRFRIDDFVDSALLYRRLAPDLMISGHWAPRRVDDAYLDMLLTKGEELARLHRTLLPLDDVDFGAEGFGARILPYRSTVTGGEPLRLEVEVRNPFRRRCGLRVDMVVPPGWQSSPGQRAVEVDALGEACVRFDVLPPPGTAQRRARVAANLTAGDRNFGQQAEALVDVR from the coding sequence ATGCGCCTGACGGACCACGTATGTGTGCACTACGACACCTGCAATGTCTACCTGATCATCAGCGGATCGGACGCCGTCGCCATCGACTTCGGCTCGGGCGCCATCCTTGATCATCTCGCCGATTATGGTGTCGAGCGGATCACCGACGTACTCATGACGCACCACCACCGGGACCAGGGCCAGGGCCTGGCTCGCGCGGTGGGTGCCGGGGCGCGCATCTGGGTGCCGTCGTCGGAGCGTGACCTGTTCGCCGAGGTCGGCACGCACTGGCAGACGCGGACCATCGACAACTACTACGACCTGCGTCAGGACCGGTTCTCGCTGCTGAACGACGTGCCGGTGCACGGCGTGGTGCCGGAGTACCGACCCGTCCAGTTCGGCGACGTCACCCTCGTGGCCCTGCCCACGCCCGGGCACACATTGGGCTCGCTCAGCTACCTGGCGGAGCTGGACGGCCGGCGGATCGCGTTCACCGGCGACCTGCTGCACGGTCCCGGCACAGTCTGGTCGGTCTCGGCGCTGCAGTGGAGCTACAGCGGGCTGGAAGGCGCCGCCGCCTCGGTGCTGTCGCTGGACCTGCTCGCCGACCGCGATCCCGAGCTGATCCTGCCCTCGCACGGCCGTCCGATCACCGATCCGCAGCCCGCGCTCGCGGAGACCCGACGCAACCTGCAGGCGCTGGTCGACTTCCGGCGTGACGAGCCCTGGGACCTGACCGCCCGGCTGCGGCAGCCGTACGAGGAGATCTCCCCGCACCTGCTGCGCAACCGCACGTCCTTCGCGACGAGCTACGCGCTGCTGTCCGACTCGGGCGCGGCGCTGCTGATCGACTACGGCTTCGACATGATCGCCGGCCTGCCCACCGGCACCGACCGATCGTCACGCCGGCCCTGGCTCGCGTCGCTCGACGCGCTGAAGCGCTCGTACGGCATCGACCGAGTCGAGGTGGCCGTCCCCACCCACTACCACGACGACCACGTGGCCGGATTCAACCTGTTGCACGAGGTGGAGGGCACCCACATCTGGGCGGCGGACTCGATCGCGCCGATCCTGCGCGACCCGCTCCGCTACGACCTGCCCTGCCTCTGGTACGACCCGCTGCCGGTCGACCGGGTGGTGCCCACCGGGGTACCGGTGCGATGGCACGAGTACGAGCTCACCATGTGGCCACTGCCCGGTCACACCCTGTACGCCGTGGCGATCGCGTTCCAGGCAGACGGCAACACCGTCGTGGCCACCGGCGACCAGCAGGACGGCGGCTGGGTGAACGGGCAGCGCACCGAGGTGCTCAATTTCCAGTACCGCAACCGCTTCCGTATCGACGACTTCGTCGACTCGGCGCTGCTGTACCGCCGGCTGGCGCCAGATCTCATGATCAGCGGACACTGGGCGCCCCGTCGGGTGGACGACGCCTACCTGGACATGCTGCTCACCAAGGGCGAGGAGCTCGCCCGGCTGCACCGGACGCTGCTGCCGCTCGACGACGTCGACTTCGGCGCGGAGGGCTTCGGTGCCCGGATCCTGCCGTACCGCTCGACGGTGACCGGCGGCGAGCCGCTGCGGCTGGAGGTGGAGGTCCGCAACCCGTTCCGGCGCCGCTGCGGGTTGCGCGTCGACATGGTCGTGCCGCCCGGCTGGCAGTCGTCGCCCGGGCAGCGCGCGGTCGAGGTCGACGCGCTGGGCGAGGCCTGCGTGCGGTTCGACGTCCTGCCGCCCCCCGGCACAGCGCAGCGCAGGGCCCGGGTGGCGGCGAACCTGACCGCCGGCGACCGGAACTTCGGTCAGCAGGCCGAGGCGCTGGTGGACGTGCGATGA